TTCTCGGCGCACTCATATTTAGGGCAATTTTTATTGGTATGGGGTCCCTTTTGATGCAATACGAATGGGTTGTCATTTTCTTTGGTGTATTGCTTATCGCAACTGGCATTAAAATGTACTTCGCCGGTACGGAACAAAAAAATCTTGATGAAAGTATTATCGTTCGTGGCCTCAAAAAAATCTTTCGTATTCATCCAAAAATTGAAGGCCAAAAGTTTTTCCATAGAATAAATGGACTAATCTATGTAACGCCGTTGTTCTTGGCTTTGGTATTTTTAGAGCTGACAGACATAATCTTTGCGGTGGACTCTGTGCCGGCAATTTATGCGATAACTAAAGAACCCTTGATTGTTTTCACATCAAATATATTTGCGATACTCGGTCTACGATCCATGTACTTTATGTTAGCCGGAGTTATGGATAAATTTATTTATATCAAATATGGTTTGGCCTCAGTTTTAGTATTTGTAGGAAGCAAAATGGTTTATTTAAATAAAGCTTTTGGTGGGAAATTTCCGATCAGTTGGTCGCTTGGAATCATTGCCACTTTGATTGGAACTTCGATTGTCATTTCAATTTTGGTGGATATGAAGAGAAAGAAGTTTAGCATTAAAAATAGTTTAATACTTTCAAAACAAAATGAAGGGAGCCTTTTATGAAAATCGCGAAAAGAGTATTTCTTTTTTTAGCTGTTAACATTTTGATTATTGCAACAATGTCGGTAATCTTTTCAATCCTCGGCATCCAGCCTTACCTAGATGCTAAAGGTATAAACTACCAATACTTGATGATCTTCTGCGTGTTTTGGGGGTTTGGCGGAGCATTTATCTCACTCTCCTTGTCGCGCAT
This DNA window, taken from Deltaproteobacteria bacterium, encodes the following:
- a CDS encoding TerC family protein, yielding MILFPFADYWWFYAGFTLFVLLLLALDLGVFHKKAHEVSLKESSIWTTIWISLALFFNYLFYLYAQWRFSTDEKYLSIAGFNPEAQAKSTALEFLTGFVIEKSLAVDNIFIFAVVFGYFAIPKMYQHRVLFWGVLGALIFRAIFIGMGSLLMQYEWVVIFFGVLLIATGIKMYFAGTEQKNLDESIIVRGLKKIFRIHPKIEGQKFFHRINGLIYVTPLFLALVFLELTDIIFAVDSVPAIYAITKEPLIVFTSNIFAILGLRSMYFMLAGVMDKFIYIKYGLASVLVFVGSKMVYLNKAFGGKFPISWSLGIIATLIGTSIVISILVDMKRKKFSIKNSLILSKQNEGSLL